From the Prunus dulcis chromosome 4, ALMONDv2, whole genome shotgun sequence genome, one window contains:
- the LOC117626312 gene encoding (3S,6E)-nerolidol synthase 1-like, which produces MAFFSKAIFAVYNAPKKIPHIQLTPKPSSQQWSTAQDHGLLSTPLHLLNSKTNYANTITREDDDICFLHARKLDVFRHVLSKLGEEAVEGLNMIDAVQRLGIDHHFQEEIDQILQKQHLIITSGSADGVDHHSDLHEVAVRFRLLRQQGYFVPDDVFNKFKESEGSFKQMLSEDIKGLMSLYEASQLSIEGEDTLEEAGQFSWHLLNTSLSHLDHHQARVVGHTLSNPHHKSLATFMAKNFFATNSRGTNNRWLNILQEVAKTDFNIVQSLHQKEIVQISKWWKELGLAKELKFARDQPVKWYIWSMACLTDPNLTEERVELTKPISFIYLIDDIFDVYGTLDELTLFTEAVNRWEIGDIEHLPDYMKICFKALHDMTNEISSKVYQKRGWNPLRSLRKTWGSLCNAFLVEAKWFKSGHLPKADDYLKNGIVSSGVNVVMVHIFFLLGHGITKQSVELLNETPAIISSAAAILRLWDDLGSAEDENQDGHDGSYIRCYINEHQGCSIEDAQEITINLISEEWKRLNKELVSPNPFPVAFTNASLNLARMVPLMYSYDQNQCLPSLKEYMRSMLYETESV; this is translated from the exons ATGGCCTTCTTTTCTAAGGCCATCTTTGCTGTCTATAATGCTCCAAAAAAGATCCCACATATTCAGCTTACTCCTAAGCCCTCTTCTCAACAATGGAGCACTGCCCAAGATCATGGCTTGCTTTCAACTCCCTTGCACCTATTAAACTCCAAAACTAACTATGCTAATACAATTACTAGG GAGGATGATGACATTTGTTTCCTACATGCACGAAAGCTGGACGTGTTCAGGCATGTACTGAGCAAACTAGGAGAAGAAGCAGTTGAGGGTTTGAACATGATCGATGCTGTTCAACGGCTGGGTATTGACCACCACTTTCAAGAAGAGATTGACCAAATTCTTCAAAAACAGCATTTGATCATCACCTCCGGTAGTGCTGATGGAGTTGATCATCACAGTGATCTTCATGAGGTGGCAGTTCGCTTTCGACTGCTCAGACAACAGGGTTACTTCGTGCCTGATG atgtgttcaacaaattcaaagaaagCGAAGGAAGCTTCAAGCAAATGTTGAGTGAAGACATTAAGGGATTGATGAGTTTATACGAAGCTTCACAGCTAAGTATAGAAGGAGAAGATACACTTGAAGAAGCTGGACAATTTAGTTGGCATCTCCTAAATACATCCTTGTCACATCTTGATCATCACCAAGCTAGAGTTGTTGGACACACATTGTCCAATCCCCATCACAAAAGTTTGGCCACTTTCATGGCCAAGAACTTTTTTGCTACTAATTCCCGAGGCACGAATAATCGATGGTTAAACATCTTACAGGAAGTGGCCAAAACAGATTTTAATATAGTCCAGTCCCTACACCAGAAGGAAATTGTTCAAATTTCCAA GTGGTGGAAAGAGCTGGGATTGGCTAAGGAATTGAAGTTTGCCAGAGACCAACCAGTTAAATGGTACATATGGTCCATGGCATGCCTAACAGATCCAAACTTGACAGAGGAGAGGGTTGAGCTCACAAAACCCATATCATTCATCTATTTGATTGATGACATTTTTGATGTTTACGGGACGCTTGACGAGCTCACTCTCTTCACAGAGGCTGTCAATAG ATGGGAAATTGGTGATATAGAGCACCTACCAGACTACATGAAAATATGCTTCAAGGCTCTTCACGATATGACGAATGAAATCAGCAGCAAGGTCTATCAGAAGCGCGGCTGGAACCCGTTACGCTCTCTAAGAAAGACG TGGGGGAGTCTCTGCAATGCATTTTTAGTAGAAGCAAAATGGTTTAAGTCTGGGCACTTGCCCAAAGCAGACGACTACTTAAAGAACGGGATTGTTTCTTCTGGGGTGAATGTGGTGATGGTccacattttctttctcttgggTCATGGCATAACCAAACAAAGCGTGGAGCTGTTGAATGAAACTCCAGCTATCATATCTTCTGCAGCAGCAATTCTTCGGCTCTGGGACGACTTGGGAAGTGCAGAG GATGAGAATCAAGATGGGCACGACGGCTCATACATACGGTGCTACATAAACGAACACCAAGGCTGTTCGATTGAGGACGCACAAGAAATTACTATTAATTTGATTTCAGAAGAATGGAAGCGCCTGAA